GCGCCGTAGGCGTGCGGCGGCTTGAGGTGGAAGAGGTGGGAGCTGTCCATGGTGCCGTAGGGCGGGCTGGGCAAGCCCGGCGACTGGTAGGGGTAGGGATGCGCCGGGAACggcgcgcccgccgccgccgccgccacgtGCGGCGGCACCTCCTGGCTCTGCTCGGGGAGGAAAGTCCGCGGGTTGAgctgcaggcagccggccaccaAGTTGGTGGTGGGCTGCGACAGGCCCTTGCAGAGGGTCTGCACGAAGGACACCAGGTCCGGGCTCTTGCCCGAGCGGAGGATCTCGGAGAGCGCCCAGATGTAGTTCTTGGCCAGGCGCAGGGTCTCGATCTTGGAGAGCTTCTGCGTCTTGGAGTAGCAGGGCACCACCTTGCGCAGGTTGTCCAGGGCCGCGTTCAGCCCGTGCATGCGGTTGCGCTCCCGGGCGTTGGCCTTCATGCGCCGCAGCTTGAACCGCTCCATGCGCGCCTTGGtcatcttcttcttcttggggcCCCGCCTCTTGGGCTTCTGGTCGTcgtcttcctcctcctcctcttcctcctcctcttcgtCCAAGTCGTCttcctcgtcctcctcctctccGTTCCGCAAGGAGTCCTCCTCCGCCTCGGCGTGCAGACCCTCCAGGTCCTCCTCCTTCTTGTCCACCTCGTGCTCCTCGTCCTGGGAGCTGAGGCACTCGTCCGTCCAGCTGGGGGGGCCCTGCGGCTGGGGCTCGCCCATCAGCCCGCTCTCGCTGTACGACTTGGTCATGGTGAGCCTCTGCATGGCGGAGGAGACAGGAAAGAGACGTGTCAGCACCCGGAGCAGCGGCCGTGGCTCCGTGCGACCACCCGTGGGGAGAAGTTACCCGCGCTTTGCTCCCCGgtcccgccgccccctcccgAGGGAAGCCCTGGATTCCCCACCGTGCCAGGGCAAACTTTTAATTGTCTCCGCATTTCTGCCTTGTAATTAAGTTAACATATGTTCAAATACCATTATGTAACTCGCCGATATTAGCGGGGAATATAAGCAGATTATGCGTGCGGGAGCCAGCCCGGGCGGCACGACGCAAGTGGACCAAGcgtgggttgttttgttttgcttcaaaaaaatcttcaaatattttttaccGAATAGGGGAAGGAGGACACACGCACACACAGGGCACCTACAGGGACGGATGGCGCCTGTGACGCCTGTCCCCGCCGCTCTCCGCGGCTCCCCCTTGCCACCTCCTTGCGTGGGGCTTGTGCCGCCCCAGCGGGCGCCGAGCACCTGCTCCCCGGTCCCGCCTTCGTCCACAGG
This is a stretch of genomic DNA from Anomalospiza imberbis isolate Cuckoo-Finch-1a 21T00152 chromosome 7, ASM3175350v1, whole genome shotgun sequence. It encodes these proteins:
- the NEUROD1 gene encoding neurogenic differentiation factor 1 isoform X2, with amino-acid sequence MTKSYSESGLMGEPQPQGPPSWTDECLSSQDEEHEVDKKEEDLEGLHAEAEEDSLRNGEEEDEEDDLDEEEEEEEEEEDDDQKPKRRGPKKKKMTKARMERFKLRRMKANARERNRMHGLNAALDNLRKVVPCYSKTQKLSKIETLRLAKNYIWALSEILRSGKSPDLVSFVQTLCKGLSQPTTNLVAGCLQLNPRTFLPEQSQEVPPHVAAAAAGAPFPAHPYPYQSPGLPSPPYGTMDSSHLFHLKPPHAYGAALEPFFESGLAEGASPAFDGPLSPPLSVNGNFSFKHEPAADFDKSYAFSMHYPAAAAALAAAPAHAAIFPPAASRCEIPVDGLAPYEGHPHHERVLSAQLNAIFHD
- the NEUROD1 gene encoding neurogenic differentiation factor 1 isoform X1 is translated as MQRLTMTKSYSESGLMGEPQPQGPPSWTDECLSSQDEEHEVDKKEEDLEGLHAEAEEDSLRNGEEEDEEDDLDEEEEEEEEEEDDDQKPKRRGPKKKKMTKARMERFKLRRMKANARERNRMHGLNAALDNLRKVVPCYSKTQKLSKIETLRLAKNYIWALSEILRSGKSPDLVSFVQTLCKGLSQPTTNLVAGCLQLNPRTFLPEQSQEVPPHVAAAAAGAPFPAHPYPYQSPGLPSPPYGTMDSSHLFHLKPPHAYGAALEPFFESGLAEGASPAFDGPLSPPLSVNGNFSFKHEPAADFDKSYAFSMHYPAAAAALAAAPAHAAIFPPAASRCEIPVDGLAPYEGHPHHERVLSAQLNAIFHD